In the Euphorbia lathyris chromosome 5, ddEupLath1.1, whole genome shotgun sequence genome, one interval contains:
- the LOC136229883 gene encoding caffeoyl-CoA O-methyltransferase-like codes for MASGKVVKQQNAQNHTNLTQDLAIYRDDLLETKEAEPSKDQDHKNLLQSDALYQYILETSVYPREPEAMKELRKLTENHPWKFMTTSADGGQLLSMLLKLINAKNTMEIGVYTGYSLLSTALALPHDAKILAIDINRENYEFGLPIFQKAGVAHKIDFREGPALPILDQLLEDGKYHGTFDFIFVDADKDNYLNYHKRTIELMKIGGVIGYDNTLWYGTVVAEADAPPMGKRVKFYRDYVMEFNKAVATDPRIEICQLSVGDGITLCRRIS; via the exons ATGGCTTCAGGAAAGGTAGTAAAGCAGCAAAATGCCCAAAACCACACAAATCTTACTCAAGATCTAGCTATTTACAGG GATGATCTTCTGGAAACAAAAGAGGCTGAACCATCTAAAGATCAGGACCACAAGAATCTCTTACAGAGTGATGCTCTTTACCAG TACATACTTGAAACGAGTGTATATCCGAGGGAACCGGAAGCAATGAAGGAGCTCCGGAAATTGACAGAAAACCATCCATG GAAGTTTATGACAACATCAGCTGATGGAGGGCAATTGCTGAGCATGTTGCTTAAACTTATAAATGCCAAAAACACAATGGAAATAGGTGTATACACAGGCTACTCTCTTCTTTCAACTGCTCTTGCTCTTCCTCATGATGCCAAG ATATTGGCAATTGATATCAATCGTGAGAACTATGAATTTGGTCTACCTATATTTCAAAAAGCTGGTGTTGCCCACAAGATTGACTTCAGAGAAGGTCCTGCCCTCCCTATTCTTGACCAATTACTTGAGGAT gGGAAATACCACGGGACATTCGATTTCATATTTGTAGATGCTGACAAGGACAATTACCTGAACTACCACAAGAGAACTATAGAGCTTATGAAGATTGGAGGAGTTATTGGGTACGACAACACCCTATGGTATGGGACTGTGGTGGCAGAAGCTGATGCACCACCTATGGGGAAGCGTGTCAAGTTTTATAGAGATTATGTGATGGAATTCAACAAGGCAGTGGCTACTGATCCAAGGATTGAGATTTGTCAGCTATCTGTCGGTGATGGAATTACTCTGTGCCGCCGCATCAGCTGA